In Tubulanus polymorphus chromosome 2, tnTubPoly1.2, whole genome shotgun sequence, a single window of DNA contains:
- the LOC141898913 gene encoding free fatty acid receptor 4-like, with translation MRTYGNFSQVEETLYRYFAAIFKSLLKFSPILSLQMSPRGEFNKSYFMALEEGFNRTYFTFYSEFNRQYHHVKWVEVFFLCGLCLWSVVGNSLLITVVLRCKPLRTVMNFFVINLAASDMCFTIVGPIIAIARVKETWIMGTFMCSLIAYGQTLCGVVSMWMMTLVSIDRHRYICGTGRNNITTKSAKLMIFLTWVIAAAAFIPLALFFHVKQFPFGTSSVTICTLMWPTKEIKMSCIFVLIVCILGFIVPLIVIIFNYVQIFKKFSSKREETALRRLSSSAEPPAVQESDDKDTEEDQVSRDAKDYQLVRMTAMVVGTFIVMWTPLCIIFLVVLFDGYGYNGGRMAIKSWSFIFAICLAFTNSCMNPVIYFTFNQKFRSGLKMSWHSFSKPTDDNGVAFESLPVASPPHKNGRIGEENLNDAPGGEENLNDAPGNRQIEESDNSNIETRS, from the coding sequence ATGAGGACATATGGCAACTTTAGCCAAGTTGAGGAAACTCTATATCGCTACTTCGCAGCTATATTCAAAAGtttgttgaaattttctcctatTTTATCTCTTCAGATGTCGCCCAGAGGAGAATTCAACAAGTCATATTTCATGGCTCTAGAAGAGGGATTCAACCGTACCTATTTTACATTCTACAGCGAGTTCAACCGACAGTATCATCATGTAAAATGGGTAGAAGTATTCTTTTTGTGCGGATTGTGTTTGTGGTCGGTCGTTGGCAACTCATTACTCATAACCGTCGTATTGCGGTGCAAACCACTGCGAACTGTAATGAACTTTTTCGTGATAAACCTTGCAGCCAGTGATATGTGTTTTACGATAGTGGGTCCGATAATCGCGATCGCCCGAGTAAAAGAAACTTGGATAATGGGTACGTTCATGTGCAGCCTGATAGCATACGGACAGACTTTGTGCGGGGTTGTCTCCATGTGGATGATGACCCTGGTGAGCATCGATCGCCATCGATACATTTGCGGCACCGGCCGAAACAACATCACTACAAAATCGGCTAAACTGATGATATTCTTAACCTGGGTTATTGCTGCCGCTGCGTTCATCCCACTGGCTTTGTTTTTCCACGTAAAACAGTTCCCTTTTGGGACGTCTAGCGTTACCATTTGCACACTAATGTGGCCGACAAAAGAAATCAAGATGTCCTGTATATTCGTACTTATTGTCTGTATTCTTGGATTCATCGTGCCGTTGATcgttattattttcaactaTGTCCAAATATTCAAGAAGTTTTCGTCCAAACGCGAAGAGACTGCGTTACGGCGTCTGTCATCTTCAGCTGAGCCCCCTGCCGTTCAGGAATCAGACGACAAAGACACAGAAGAAGATCAAGTATCACGTGACGCGAAGGATTATCAACTTGTAAGAATGACAGCGATGGTCGTGGGAACATTCATCGTCATGTGGACACCACTTTGCATCATATTCCTAGTAGTTCTCTTCGATGGATACGGCTATAACGGCGGGCGGATGGCCATCAAGTCTTGGAGTTTCATCTTTGCAATATGTCTCGCTTTCACTAACTCGTGTATGAATCCCGTGATTTATTTCACGTTCAACCAGAAATTTCGAAGTGGTTTAAAAATGTCATGGCATTCGTTCTCGAAACCAACGGATGACAATGGTGTAGCATTTGAGTCTTTACCAGTTGCCTCCCCACCGCACAAAAACGGTCGCATCGGCGAAGAAAACTTAAACGACGCACCCGGCGGCGAAGAAAACTTAAACGACGCACCCGGCAACCGGCAGATTGAAGAATCAGACAATTCGAACATCGAAACCAGATCATGA